In Perca fluviatilis chromosome 14, GENO_Pfluv_1.0, whole genome shotgun sequence, a genomic segment contains:
- the LOC120572850 gene encoding low affinity immunoglobulin gamma Fc region receptor II-b-like isoform X1, with protein sequence MEETSLLWLLFLTSLLSSRTNQASLTVSPSSSQMFEEQSVSLSCENDDSSAGWTLRRNISYETRTRCGYGWGHLAGSICNISPMVPWYSGVYWCESREGATSNSITITVTDGPVILQSPVLPVMEGEDLTLTCKTKTSSNLPAGFYKDDSFIRSEPAGHMTIHHVSRSDEGLYKCLISSVGESPSSWVSVTEKPMTTRPLHLVFRLVCHLVVFCPFCISTFIMVSLYRHRAKGKFLPVVVVPIRAEDGMDEDYDDVITAATTEHQF encoded by the exons ATGGAGGAAACATCTCTACTGTGGCTACTCT ttctgacCTCACTGCTGAGCAGCAGAACAAACCAAG cctctctgactgtgagtccgagcagctctcagatgtttgaagaacagtctgtctctctgagctgtgagaacgacgacagctctgctggatggactctgaggaggaacatTAGTTATGAAACCAGGACTCGGTGTGGATATGGCTGGGGACACCTTGCTGGTTCTATCTGTAACATCAGCCCCATGGTCCCATGGTACAGTGGCGTttactggtgtgagtccagagagggagcaaccagtaacagcatcaccatcactgtcactg atggaccagtgatcctgcagagtcctgtcctccctgtgatggagggagaagacctcactctgacctgtaaaacaaagacgtcctccaacctcccagctggtttctataaagatgACTCCTTCATCAGGAGtgagcctgcaggtcacatgaccatccaccatgtttccaggtctgatgaaggCCTCTATAAGTGTCTcatcagcagtgttggagagtctccatccagctgggtctctgtcacag AGAAACCAATGACCACAAGACCCCTCCACCTTGTGTTCAGACTGGTCTGCCACCTGGTGGTGTTCTGTCCGTTCTGCATCTCTACTTTCATCATGGTGTCTTTATATCGACACAGGGCCAAAG GAAAATTCCTGCCTGTCGTCGTGGTTCCCATCCGGGCTGAGGATGGAATGGATGAAGActatgatgatgtcatcaccgcTGCCACCACGGAGCATCAGTTCTGA
- the LOC120572850 gene encoding low affinity immunoglobulin gamma Fc region receptor II-like isoform X3: MEETSLLWLLFLTSLLSSRTNQASLTVSPSSSQMFEEQSVSLSCENDDSSAGWTLRRNISYETRTRCGYGWGHLAGSICNISPMVPWYSGVYWCESREGATSNSITITVTDGPVILQSPVLPVMEGEDLTLTCKTKTSSNLPAGFYKDDSFIRSEPAGHMTIHHVSRSDEGLYKCLISSVGESPSSWVSVTGKFLPVVVVPIRAEDGMDEDYDDVITAATTEHQF, encoded by the exons ATGGAGGAAACATCTCTACTGTGGCTACTCT ttctgacCTCACTGCTGAGCAGCAGAACAAACCAAG cctctctgactgtgagtccgagcagctctcagatgtttgaagaacagtctgtctctctgagctgtgagaacgacgacagctctgctggatggactctgaggaggaacatTAGTTATGAAACCAGGACTCGGTGTGGATATGGCTGGGGACACCTTGCTGGTTCTATCTGTAACATCAGCCCCATGGTCCCATGGTACAGTGGCGTttactggtgtgagtccagagagggagcaaccagtaacagcatcaccatcactgtcactg atggaccagtgatcctgcagagtcctgtcctccctgtgatggagggagaagacctcactctgacctgtaaaacaaagacgtcctccaacctcccagctggtttctataaagatgACTCCTTCATCAGGAGtgagcctgcaggtcacatgaccatccaccatgtttccaggtctgatgaaggCCTCTATAAGTGTCTcatcagcagtgttggagagtctccatccagctgggtctctgtcacag GAAAATTCCTGCCTGTCGTCGTGGTTCCCATCCGGGCTGAGGATGGAATGGATGAAGActatgatgatgtcatcaccgcTGCCACCACGGAGCATCAGTTCTGA
- the LOC120572850 gene encoding low affinity immunoglobulin gamma Fc region receptor II-like isoform X2 has translation MEETSLLWLLFLTSLLSSRTNQASLTVSPSSSQMFEEQSVSLSCENDDSSAGWTLRRNISYETRTRCGYGWGHLAGSICNISPMVPWYSGVYWCESREGATSNSITITVTDGPVILQSPVLPVMEGEDLTLTCKTKTSSNLPAGFYKDDSFIRSEPAGHMTIHHVSRSDEGLYKCLISSVGESPSSWVSVTDWSATWWCSVRSASLLSSWCLYIDTGPKENSCLSSWFPSGLRMEWMKTMMMSSPLPPRSISSELI, from the exons ATGGAGGAAACATCTCTACTGTGGCTACTCT ttctgacCTCACTGCTGAGCAGCAGAACAAACCAAG cctctctgactgtgagtccgagcagctctcagatgtttgaagaacagtctgtctctctgagctgtgagaacgacgacagctctgctggatggactctgaggaggaacatTAGTTATGAAACCAGGACTCGGTGTGGATATGGCTGGGGACACCTTGCTGGTTCTATCTGTAACATCAGCCCCATGGTCCCATGGTACAGTGGCGTttactggtgtgagtccagagagggagcaaccagtaacagcatcaccatcactgtcactg atggaccagtgatcctgcagagtcctgtcctccctgtgatggagggagaagacctcactctgacctgtaaaacaaagacgtcctccaacctcccagctggtttctataaagatgACTCCTTCATCAGGAGtgagcctgcaggtcacatgaccatccaccatgtttccaggtctgatgaaggCCTCTATAAGTGTCTcatcagcagtgttggagagtctccatccagctgggtctctgtcacag ACTGGTCTGCCACCTGGTGGTGTTCTGTCCGTTCTGCATCTCTACTTTCATCATGGTGTCTTTATATCGACACAGGGCCAAAG GAAAATTCCTGCCTGTCGTCGTGGTTCCCATCCGGGCTGAGGATGGAATGGATGAAGActatgatgatgtcatcaccgcTGCCACCACGGAGCATCAGTTCTGAACTGATCTGA